The Ahaetulla prasina isolate Xishuangbanna chromosome 3, ASM2864084v1, whole genome shotgun sequence genome window below encodes:
- the LOC131194195 gene encoding mas-related G-protein coupled receptor member H-like → MNTIEEYLDYNITEDFYEDQITSDYSETILFSVVFIICCIGIPLNGIVIWLLGFQIKRNPFTVLILNLAIADIGFLVFMSLLCIDFFIDFIEYGIPSEIVFSLFKATYINGLFLLTAISIDRCVAVLFPIWHRCSRPKYLSSAVCAFLWIFSSVLIGIHHVMQVFFWNIHLVVTAVLCLPLITISTMILFIKICLKSKQIKRGRLLVMILITLLCFLILTLPLYIYVFIAHFLNKYDMFGINELDYYLSPSASLNSSINPVIYFLVGRKKRARTRESIKVIFQRIFREDEAPEI, encoded by the coding sequence ATGAATACTATAGAAGAGTACCTGGACTATAATATTACCGAAGATTTCTACGAAGATCAAATTACGTCAGATTATTCTGAAACTATCCTTTTCTCAGTGGTATTCATCATCTGCTGTATTGGAATCCCGTTAAACGGGATTGTTATCTGGCTACTTGGCTTCCAAATTAAGAGAAATCCTTTCACAGTGTTGATTCTTAATTTAGCAATTGCCGACATTGGGTTTCTCGTATTTATGAGTCTACTTTGCATTGatttttttatagattttatagAGTATGGAATTCCCAGCGAAATTGTCTTTTCTCTCTTTAAAGCTACCTATATCAATGGTCTCTTTCTTCTGACAGCCATCAGCATTGACCGGTGTGTTGCTGTCCTCTTCCCAATCTGGCATCGCTGTTCCCGGCCAAAATATTTGTCGTCTGCTGTCTGTGCCTTCCTCTGGATCTTCTCTTCCGTCCTAATTGGAATACATCACGTTATGCAGGTTTTCTTTTGGAATATCCATTTGGTGGTGACTGCTGTGCTTTGCCTTCCATTGATCACAATCTCTACCATGATCCTATTCATCAAAATTTGTCTTAAATCCAAACAAATCAAACGTGGAAGACTTTTAGTGATGATCTTAATTACTCTTCTCTGTTTCCTTATTCTTACTCTTCCTTTATATATCTACGTGTTCATTGCTCATTTTCTTAACAAGTATGATATGTTTGGTATTAATGAACTGGATTACTACTTAAGTCCAAGTGCTTCCCTAAACAGCAGCATTAATCCAGTGATCTATTTCCTGGTTGGGAGAAAGAAACGAGCTCGGACCAGGGAGAGCATCAAGGTCATTTTTCAAAGAATCTTCAGAGAAGACGAAGCTCCTGAGATTTGA